The Lycium barbarum isolate Lr01 chromosome 10, ASM1917538v2, whole genome shotgun sequence genome includes a region encoding these proteins:
- the LOC132615552 gene encoding NAC domain-containing protein 2-like translates to MVGKNSPEHLPPGFRFHPTDEELIMYYLRNQANSKPCPVSIIPEVDVYKFDPWELPEKAEFGEKEWYFFTPRDRKYPNGVRPNRAAVSGYWKATGTDKAIYSGSKYVGIKKALVFYKGRPPKGIKTDWIMHEYRLSESRSQPTRPNGSMRLDDWVLCRIYKKKNLGRAMEMMKVEEDTQQPEIMSTINPVEVVAASGQQTLKLPRTCSLSHLLEMDYFGSISQLFDDNSYNGVSQNTLMTNVNGHVPQAMEKFQLGEVSHQNNPNSFLNQPIFVNPAFQFQ, encoded by the exons atggttGGCAAAAATAGCCCCGAGCACCTTCCTCCTGGATTTAGATTTCATCCTACTGATGAGGAATTAATCATGTATTATCTTCGAAATCAAGCCAACTCGAAACCTTGTCCCGTTTCAATCATCCCTGAAGTTGATGTCTACAAGTTCGATCCCTGGGAATTGCCTG AGAAAGCTGAATTTGGAGAAAAGGAGTGGTACTTCTTTACCCCTCGTGATAGGAAGTATCCAAATGGTGTTAGGCCAAATAGAGCAGCTGTATCAGGTTATTGGAAGGCTACTGGCACAGATAAAGCAATCTATAGTGGATCAAAATATGTTGGTATTAAAAAGGCACTTGTGTTTTATAAAGGAAGGCCCCCTAAGGGTATCAAGACTGATTGGATTATGCATGAATATCGATTGAGTGAATCGAGGTCTCAACCAACTAGGCCAAATGGCTCCATGAGG TTGGATGATTGGGTACTTTGTAGAATTTATAAGAAGAAGAATTTGGGAAGAGCTATGGAGATGATGAAAGTTGAAGAAGACACACAACAGCCTGAAATAATGAGTACTATTAATCCAGTTGAAGTTGTGGCTGCTAGTGGACAACAAACATTGAAACTGCCAAGGACTTGTTCACTATCCCATTTATTAGAAATGGATTATTTTGGGTCAATTTCACAACTATTTGATGACAATTCATACAATGGTGTAAGCCAAAATACATTAATGACCAATGTTAATGGACATGTGCCTCAAGCCATGGAGAAATTTCAGCTAGGGGAAGTGTCACACCAAAATAATCCTAATAGCTTCTTGAACCAGCCAATTTTTGTGAATCCAGCCTTCCAATTTCAGTGA